In Burkholderiales bacterium, the following proteins share a genomic window:
- a CDS encoding LLM class flavin-dependent oxidoreductase — protein MIPYSLLDLAPIAQGATAADAFRNSLDLARHAESWGYTRYWLAEHHNMRGIASAATSVVIGHIAGGTRTIRVGAGGVMLPNHSPLVIAEQFGTLESLYPGRIDLGLGRAPGSDFETARALRRDPVSAGDRFPQDVLELQALLAPAEAGQTIRAVPGAGLEIPLWILGSSLFGAQLAAMLGLPYAFASHFAPDALMQALDVYRRSFKPSKQLRTPYAMAGVNVFAADTDEEGRRLFTSLQQAFVQLRRGNPGPLPQPVDRMPWSSPAERDMVDHALRYSYVGSPRTVREGLHRFIAQTQVDEIMVTGQIYDHAARLRSFEIAASVLRDG, from the coding sequence ATGATCCCCTACTCCCTCCTCGACCTCGCCCCGATCGCGCAGGGCGCCACCGCCGCCGACGCTTTTCGCAACTCGCTCGACCTCGCGCGGCACGCCGAAAGCTGGGGCTACACGCGCTACTGGCTCGCCGAGCATCACAACATGCGCGGCATCGCGAGCGCGGCGACCTCCGTCGTGATCGGCCATATCGCCGGCGGCACGCGGACGATCCGCGTCGGCGCGGGCGGCGTCATGCTGCCGAACCACTCGCCGCTGGTGATCGCGGAGCAGTTCGGCACGCTCGAATCGCTGTATCCGGGCCGTATCGATCTCGGCCTCGGCCGCGCGCCCGGCAGCGACTTCGAGACCGCGCGCGCCTTGCGCCGCGATCCGGTCTCGGCCGGCGACCGCTTCCCCCAGGACGTGCTCGAGCTCCAGGCGCTGCTCGCGCCGGCCGAGGCGGGCCAGACCATACGAGCCGTGCCGGGCGCGGGGCTCGAGATTCCGTTGTGGATCCTCGGTTCCAGCCTCTTCGGCGCGCAGCTCGCCGCGATGCTCGGCCTGCCGTATGCGTTCGCGTCGCACTTCGCGCCCGATGCGCTGATGCAGGCGCTCGACGTCTACCGCAGGAGCTTCAAACCGTCGAAGCAGCTCCGGACGCCTTATGCGATGGCAGGGGTCAACGTGTTCGCCGCCGACACCGACGAAGAAGGTCGGCGCCTCTTCACGTCGCTCCAGCAGGCTTTCGTGCAATTGAGGCGGGGCAATCCGGGGCCGCTGCCGCAGCCCGTCGACCGCATGCCGTGGTCTTCGCCCGCCGAGCGCGACATGGTCGACCACGCCCTGCGCTACTCGTACGTCGGCTCGCCGCGCACCGTTCGCGAAGGGCTGCACCGGTTCATCGCACAAACGCAGGTCGACGAGATCATGGTGACGGGGCAGATCTACGACCACGCGGCGAGGCTGAGGTCGTTCGAGATCGCGGCCTCTGTACTGCGTGACGGGTGA
- a CDS encoding acyl-CoA dehydrogenase family protein produces the protein MDSPAAKRDFSNVTYEEALRRARALIPFLREQAPKNEALRRLTPEVMQALHENGLLRYLQPKRWGGMELPFISYFDIPEALARGDAATSWVVCNLAAHHRTLAWAEPRAQEEIWGANPDVGIASGIAYHQGRATRLEGGLKCSGEWSFSSGTDHAEWEQLAFVVRENDKPVDYVFCMIPRADYEVVDDWQVLGMRATSSKTVRCKDVFVAQHRVISMVVKDGRNNWPGLAVNTAPMFQVPVSAIGGNGLAGCLIGNARAALDVTIDWVKSRSTNYTGAKMRDFQTVQLRIADAGAKIDAGAALIRNDVLEAQDIYERGGVLDLETRLRYKRNSAAGVRLAVSAVDSLQEMAGGMGIYDRSPLQRIFRDMRAGAGHFSFSLDAQLPPWGLVALGGDFNSPTM, from the coding sequence GTGGACAGCCCGGCAGCAAAGCGAGATTTTTCCAACGTCACGTACGAAGAAGCGCTGCGCCGCGCGCGAGCGCTCATCCCTTTCCTGAGAGAGCAGGCGCCGAAGAACGAAGCGCTGCGCAGGCTCACGCCCGAAGTCATGCAGGCGCTGCACGAGAACGGCCTGCTGCGCTACCTCCAGCCTAAACGCTGGGGCGGCATGGAGCTGCCCTTCATCTCCTATTTCGACATCCCCGAAGCGCTCGCGCGCGGCGACGCCGCGACCTCGTGGGTCGTCTGCAACCTCGCCGCGCACCATCGCACCCTCGCGTGGGCCGAGCCGCGCGCGCAGGAAGAGATCTGGGGCGCGAACCCCGACGTCGGCATCGCCTCCGGCATCGCGTATCACCAGGGCCGCGCGACGCGCCTCGAAGGCGGTCTGAAATGCTCGGGCGAATGGAGCTTCTCGTCGGGCACCGACCACGCCGAATGGGAGCAGCTCGCGTTCGTCGTGCGCGAGAACGACAAGCCGGTCGATTACGTGTTCTGCATGATCCCGCGCGCCGACTACGAGGTCGTCGACGACTGGCAGGTGCTCGGCATGCGCGCGACCAGCAGCAAGACCGTGCGCTGCAAGGACGTCTTCGTGGCGCAGCACCGCGTGATCTCGATGGTGGTGAAGGACGGCCGCAACAATTGGCCCGGCCTCGCGGTCAACACCGCCCCGATGTTCCAGGTGCCCGTCTCCGCGATCGGCGGCAACGGGCTCGCCGGCTGCCTCATCGGCAACGCGCGCGCGGCGCTCGACGTGACGATCGACTGGGTGAAATCGCGCAGCACCAACTACACCGGCGCCAAGATGCGCGACTTCCAGACGGTCCAGCTGCGCATCGCCGACGCCGGCGCGAAGATCGACGCCGGCGCGGCGCTGATCCGCAACGACGTGCTCGAAGCGCAGGACATCTACGAGCGCGGCGGCGTGCTCGACCTCGAGACGCGCCTGCGCTACAAGCGCAACAGCGCGGCGGGCGTGCGTCTCGCGGTCTCGGCCGTCGATTCTCTCCAGGAGATGGCCGGCGGCATGGGCATCTACGACCGCTCGCCGCTCCAGCGCATCTTCCGCGACATGCGCGCGGGGGCCGGACACTTCAGCTTCAGCCTCGACGCGCAGCTTCCGCCCTGGGGACTGGTCGCGCTCGGCGGGGACTTCAACAGCCCCACCATGTAG